One part of the Georgfuchsia toluolica genome encodes these proteins:
- a CDS encoding phenol hydroxylase subunit P4 — protein sequence MPVVALKPYEFAAADTQDKFHGSQLLYIGWEDHLMFCAPFALPFPPTMPFGAIQEQVIPGAFGYHPDCAKIDWSKAEWFKSGKPWKPDPGKSLAENGLKHKDVIRFRTPGLTGIKGSCA from the coding sequence ATGCCTGTTGTTGCACTCAAACCCTACGAGTTCGCTGCGGCGGATACTCAGGACAAGTTTCACGGAAGCCAGTTGCTCTACATCGGCTGGGAAGACCACTTGATGTTCTGCGCGCCGTTTGCCCTCCCATTCCCGCCGACGATGCCGTTTGGTGCGATCCAGGAGCAAGTGATCCCTGGAGCCTTCGGCTATCACCCCGACTGTGCCAAGATCGACTGGAGCAAAGCGGAGTGGTTTAAGTCGGGCAAGCCCTGGAAACCCGATCCGGGCAAGTCCTTGGCGGAAAACGGCCTCAAGCACAAGGACGTGATCCGCTTTCGTACGCCTGGGCTGACCGGTATCAAGGGGAGTTGCGCCTGA
- a CDS encoding NADH:ubiquinone reductase (Na(+)-transporting) subunit F, whose translation MSYNLTIEPLGQTIEVEDGQTLLDASLRAGIYLPHACCHGLCATCKVQVVDGEVEHGEASNFALMDYEREEGLCLACCAIPQSDVTIEADIEVEPDALNLPVRDFSGIISRIQNLTPTIKGVWIQLDEPDGIRFQAGQYINLHIPGDKTIRAFSLANAPSLGREIELNIRLVPGGKATTWIHNELKVGDPVQLAGPYGRFFVRKLADVPPIFLAGGSGLSSPKSMILDLFEEGCSLPITLVYGARTQDELYYHDLFKELAARHTNFSYVPVLSNEPAESDWDGRRGFVHEAAKEYFNNDFRGHKAYLCGPPVMIDACIATLMQGRLFERDIYSEKFFSAADAQQVRSPLFKKI comes from the coding sequence ATGAGCTATAACCTTACCATAGAGCCGCTTGGGCAGACGATCGAGGTCGAAGACGGGCAGACGTTGCTGGATGCGAGTCTGCGTGCCGGGATCTACTTGCCCCATGCTTGCTGTCATGGACTCTGTGCCACTTGCAAGGTACAGGTAGTCGATGGGGAAGTCGAGCACGGAGAAGCCTCCAACTTCGCACTGATGGATTATGAGCGGGAAGAGGGACTCTGCCTTGCCTGCTGCGCGATACCCCAGTCCGACGTTACTATAGAGGCGGACATTGAGGTCGAACCGGATGCGCTGAATTTGCCGGTACGGGATTTCAGCGGCATTATCAGCCGGATCCAAAACCTCACGCCGACCATCAAAGGGGTCTGGATCCAGCTTGATGAGCCGGATGGGATTCGCTTTCAGGCCGGGCAGTACATCAACCTGCACATCCCGGGCGACAAGACCATCAGGGCATTTTCCTTGGCCAATGCACCCTCGTTGGGTAGAGAGATCGAACTCAACATTCGTTTGGTTCCCGGCGGCAAGGCCACCACGTGGATACACAACGAGTTGAAGGTTGGCGATCCGGTGCAACTGGCGGGGCCATATGGCCGTTTCTTCGTGCGCAAGTTGGCTGATGTGCCACCGATCTTTCTTGCCGGCGGTTCAGGTTTGTCCAGCCCCAAGTCGATGATCCTCGACCTGTTCGAGGAAGGCTGTAGCCTGCCGATCACCTTGGTATATGGTGCGCGGACGCAGGACGAGTTGTACTACCACGATCTGTTCAAGGAACTGGCCGCGCGGCACACCAACTTTTCTTACGTGCCGGTGCTCTCCAACGAACCGGCTGAGTCTGATTGGGATGGCCGGCGTGGATTTGTCCATGAAGCGGCGAAGGAGTATTTCAACAACGACTTCCGCGGCCATAAGGCCTACTTGTGCGGGCCGCCGGTGATGATCGATGCCTGCATAGCAACGCTGATGCAGGGGCGGCTTTTCGAGCGTGACATTTACTCCGAAAAATTCTTCTCCGCTGCCGATGCGCAGCAAGTGAGAAGTCCTCTTTTCAAAAAAATCTAG
- a CDS encoding 2Fe-2S iron-sulfur cluster-binding protein, with protein MAYHLVTIEETGETFRCSDQESLLVGMEKLGKRGIPVGCRGGGCGVCKIQIVSGAIKKRVMSREHISVADEAAGRVLACRSKPTSDVVLRVVGLMKKNILRND; from the coding sequence ATGGCTTACCACCTCGTAACCATCGAGGAAACCGGGGAGACCTTCCGCTGTTCTGACCAGGAATCGTTGCTGGTCGGAATGGAAAAGCTCGGCAAGCGGGGAATCCCGGTGGGCTGCCGCGGAGGTGGCTGTGGTGTCTGCAAGATTCAGATCGTCAGCGGCGCGATCAAAAAGCGAGTGATGAGTCGAGAGCACATTAGCGTCGCGGATGAGGCGGCTGGTCGTGTACTTGCCTGCCGATCCAAGCCGACCAGTGATGTCGTGCTGCGCGTTGTCGGACTCATGAAAAAGAACATACTGCGCAATGACTAG
- a CDS encoding LysR family transcriptional regulator, whose protein sequence is MELKHLRYFLALADELNFSRAAARLHISQPPLTRQIQQLEQTLKVHLFKRTPRGVTLTEAGVTFLEEARKLQFLADQAVIRTQMTSRGELGRIEIGVFGSAILSVIPQLMLEFGKIHPKVTFGLHTMHKSEQIEALLQRRLSIGFSRIFPEVSDMTIETVFEEGFCVALNEIHPLAARKTILVGDLEGQPLVIYPNIGRPSFADNVIALCRHAGFNPVIAFEAEDVLTSIALVSSGLGLCVVPQSAAGLMLPRTTYRPLIAPDARVELKCMYRSDDTSPSLQAFLNHVRRIANNPLPGG, encoded by the coding sequence ATGGAACTAAAACATCTGCGCTATTTCCTCGCATTGGCGGACGAACTCAACTTCAGCCGCGCTGCAGCCCGCCTTCACATCTCCCAACCTCCGCTGACCCGCCAGATTCAGCAACTGGAGCAAACGCTCAAGGTTCATCTGTTTAAGCGCACCCCGCGCGGCGTTACGCTTACCGAAGCTGGAGTGACCTTCCTTGAGGAAGCCCGCAAGCTGCAATTTCTCGCCGACCAAGCGGTCATCCGAACCCAGATGACCAGCCGCGGTGAACTCGGGCGTATCGAGATCGGCGTGTTCGGCTCGGCGATTCTTTCGGTCATTCCGCAACTCATGCTTGAGTTCGGCAAAATTCACCCCAAAGTCACCTTTGGTTTGCACACAATGCACAAGTCCGAGCAAATTGAAGCGTTGCTCCAACGGCGCTTGTCGATCGGATTCAGTCGCATCTTTCCAGAGGTATCGGATATGACGATCGAAACCGTGTTTGAGGAAGGTTTTTGTGTTGCCCTCAATGAAATACATCCGCTCGCCGCGAGGAAAACGATTTTGGTTGGTGATCTCGAGGGGCAACCCCTGGTGATCTATCCGAACATCGGACGGCCAAGCTTTGCTGACAACGTGATCGCTCTCTGCCGTCATGCCGGTTTTAACCCCGTTATTGCCTTTGAAGCGGAAGATGTATTGACAAGCATCGCCCTTGTATCGAGCGGACTTGGGCTCTGTGTTGTGCCGCAGTCGGCGGCTGGCTTGATGCTTCCACGCACCACCTACCGTCCGCTTATAGCTCCTGATGCCAGAGTCGAACTCAAGTGCATGTACCGCAGCGACGATACGTCGCCGTCCCTGCAGGCATTTCTCAACCACGTCCGCAGAATCGCCAATAACCCGCTCCCAGGTGGCTGA
- a CDS encoding catechol 2,3-dioxygenase, whose protein sequence is MALTGVLRPGHAALRVLDLEESVNFYGNVLGLIETGRDKQGRVYFKAWDERDHNSIVLHQADRAGIDYFGFKVANKSTLEKLDSDLRAYGVKTERIPAGEMLETGERVRFEIPSGHLIELYAEKKDFGNGMPYVNPEAWAVALADKGIAPTRFDHCLLYGPDIEKVQKLFEEVLGFYLTEHVVLEDGQTDLAIFMATSNKAHDIAFVRHPEPGKLHHVSFLLESWERVLRAADLMSMNRVSIDIGPTRHGITRGTTIYAFDPSGNRFETFNGGYQTYPDCKPLKWTIDEVGPAIFYHDRKLNERFLSVVT, encoded by the coding sequence ATGGCACTAACTGGTGTTCTGCGCCCGGGTCACGCCGCACTGCGCGTGCTTGATCTTGAAGAGAGTGTAAATTTCTACGGCAATGTGCTGGGTCTCATAGAGACTGGGCGCGACAAGCAGGGCCGTGTCTACTTCAAGGCCTGGGACGAGCGTGACCACAACAGCATTGTGTTGCATCAGGCCGACAGAGCCGGGATCGATTATTTCGGTTTCAAGGTCGCCAACAAGTCGACGCTGGAGAAACTGGATTCGGACCTGCGTGCCTATGGCGTCAAGACGGAAAGGATTCCTGCCGGTGAAATGCTCGAAACTGGTGAGCGCGTGCGCTTCGAGATTCCCAGCGGCCATCTGATTGAGCTCTACGCCGAGAAGAAGGATTTTGGCAACGGAATGCCCTATGTCAATCCGGAGGCTTGGGCGGTGGCGTTGGCAGATAAAGGAATTGCCCCAACCCGTTTCGATCATTGTCTGCTCTATGGCCCTGACATAGAGAAGGTACAAAAGCTATTTGAAGAAGTGCTGGGCTTCTACCTTACCGAGCACGTCGTGCTTGAGGATGGCCAGACCGACTTGGCGATTTTCATGGCCACGTCAAACAAGGCGCATGACATCGCCTTTGTCCGTCATCCGGAGCCGGGCAAGCTGCACCACGTCTCCTTCCTGCTCGAGAGCTGGGAGAGGGTTCTGCGTGCTGCCGACCTGATGTCGATGAACCGTGTCTCGATCGACATTGGGCCGACGCGGCATGGAATCACGCGCGGCACCACGATCTACGCTTTCGATCCCTCTGGCAACCGTTTCGAAACCTTCAACGGCGGGTACCAGACCTACCCTGACTGCAAGCCCCTGAAGTGGACGATTGATGAAGTTGGCCCCGCCATTTTCTACCACGACCGCAAGCTCAACGAACGTTTTCTGAGCGTGGTGACTTGA
- a CDS encoding catechol 2,3-dioxygenase: MALTGVLRPGHAALRVLDLEESVNFYGNVLGLIETGRDKQGRVYFKAWDERDHNSIVLHQADRAGIDYFGFKVANKSTLEKLDSDLRAYGVKTERIPAGEMLETGERVRFEIPSGHLIELYAEKKDFGNGMPYVNPEAWAVALADKGIAPIRFDHCLLYGPDIEKVQKLFEEVLGFYLTEHVVLEDGQTDLAIFMATSNKAHDIAFVRHPEPGKLHHVSFLLESWERVLRAADLMSMNRVSIDIGPTRHGVTRGTTIYAFDPSGNRFETFCGGYQTYPDCQPIKWTIDEVGPAIFYHDRKLNERFLTVVT; the protein is encoded by the coding sequence ATGGCACTAACCGGTGTTCTGCGCCCGGGTCACGCCGCACTGCGCGTGCTTGATCTTGAAGAGAGTGTAAATTTCTACGGCAATGTGCTGGGTCTCATAGAGACTGGGCGCGACAAGCAGGGCCGTGTCTACTTCAAGGCCTGGGACGAGCGTGACCACAACAGCATTGTGTTGCATCAGGCCGACAGAGCCGGGATCGATTATTTCGGTTTCAAGGTCGCCAACAAGTCGACGCTGGAGAAACTGGATTCGGACCTGCGTGCCTATGGCGTCAAGACGGAAAGGATTCCTGCCGGTGAAATGCTCGAAACTGGTGAGCGCGTGCGCTTCGAGATTCCCAGCGGCCATCTGATTGAGCTCTACGCCGAGAAGAAGGATTTTGGCAACGGAATGCCCTATGTCAATCCGGAGGCTTGGGCGGTGGCGTTGGCAGATAAAGGAATTGCCCCAATCCGTTTCGATCATTGTCTGCTCTATGGCCCTGACATAGAGAAGGTACAAAAGCTATTTGAAGAAGTGCTGGGCTTCTACCTTACCGAGCACGTCGTGCTTGAGGATGGCCAGACTGACTTGGCGATTTTCATGGCCACGTCAAACAAGGCGCATGACATCGCCTTTGTCCGTCATCCGGAGCCGGGCAAGCTGCACCATGTCTCCTTCCTGCTCGAGAGCTGGGAGAGAGTTCTGCGTGCTGCCGACCTGATGTCGATGAACCGTGTCTCGATCGACATTGGGCCGACGCGGCATGGCGTCACGCGCGGTACCACGATTTACGCCTTCGACCCTTCCGGCAACCGTTTCGAAACCTTCTGCGGTGGGTACCAAACCTATCCTGACTGTCAGCCCATAAAGTGGACGATTGATGAAGTTGGCCCCGCCATTTTCTACCACGACCGCAAGCTCAACGAGCGTTTCCTGACAGTAGTGACTTGA
- a CDS encoding GlcG/HbpS family heme-binding protein, producing the protein MEVANSTFGITLEAASAAAQGAVTHARASGWQINVGVVDRGGNLMAFLRMPGAYLHSIDLAIDKAYTAASFGFPTKQWMNVVGADEGMKLGFSARPRLVVFGGGLPIRIDDDWVGGIGVSGASSDQDEECARAGLAAIGLKE; encoded by the coding sequence ATGGAAGTTGCAAATTCCACTTTCGGGATCACCTTGGAGGCCGCCTCTGCAGCGGCTCAGGGGGCTGTGACGCACGCCAGGGCGAGCGGCTGGCAGATTAACGTTGGGGTTGTCGACCGCGGTGGCAACCTGATGGCGTTCTTGCGCATGCCGGGGGCCTACCTGCATTCGATCGATCTTGCCATTGACAAGGCATACACTGCGGCGAGCTTTGGCTTTCCGACCAAACAGTGGATGAATGTCGTTGGCGCCGACGAAGGGATGAAGCTGGGTTTCTCTGCGCGCCCGCGCCTGGTTGTATTTGGCGGCGGTCTGCCAATTCGTATTGATGATGACTGGGTCGGTGGAATCGGAGTTTCAGGCGCTTCGTCCGATCAGGATGAGGAATGTGCCCGTGCAGGACTCGCTGCAATCGGGTTGAAAGAGTGA